One window of Gemmatimonas aurantiaca genomic DNA carries:
- a CDS encoding LLM class flavin-dependent oxidoreductase, with amino-acid sequence MELGIYTFGETDPRRTDDSTVVAQRIQDLIEEIVLADQVGLDVFGVGEHHRPDYVISAPAVVLAAAASRTSRIRLTSAVTVLSSDDPVRVFQDFATLDLISGGRAEIMAGRGSFIESYPLFGQDLADYDALFAEKLELLLALRQRERITWQGTHRPSIDDRGVYPRPLQQPLPVWIAVGGTPQSVVRAGTLGLPLAIAIIGGMPERFVPFADLYREAGAKAGHDPSTLKVSINSHGLIADTTAQAVDAAFPPYIDTMARLGRERGWPMPTRQQFDFERSPRGAMLLGEPQEVIDKILFEHELFKHDRTLVQFSIGPMKHADIMRSIELFGTRVAPAVRKALGVSDADTPSGPAADQ; translated from the coding sequence ATGGAACTCGGTATTTACACGTTCGGTGAAACGGATCCCCGCCGCACAGATGACAGCACGGTCGTCGCGCAGCGGATCCAGGACCTCATCGAGGAGATCGTGCTCGCCGACCAGGTGGGGCTCGATGTCTTCGGAGTGGGCGAGCATCATCGCCCCGACTATGTCATCTCCGCGCCAGCGGTCGTGCTGGCCGCGGCGGCGTCGCGCACATCACGCATTCGTCTCACGAGCGCCGTGACGGTCCTGAGTTCCGACGATCCCGTGCGGGTGTTTCAGGATTTTGCCACGCTCGACCTCATCTCCGGCGGTCGGGCGGAAATCATGGCCGGTCGCGGAAGCTTCATCGAATCCTATCCGCTCTTCGGACAGGATCTGGCCGACTACGACGCGCTGTTCGCGGAGAAACTTGAATTGCTGCTGGCGCTGCGCCAGCGCGAGCGCATCACCTGGCAGGGCACCCATCGTCCGTCCATCGACGATCGTGGGGTGTACCCCCGACCACTGCAGCAGCCATTGCCGGTGTGGATTGCCGTGGGTGGTACGCCACAATCGGTGGTGCGCGCGGGGACGCTGGGGCTTCCGCTGGCCATCGCCATCATCGGTGGCATGCCGGAGCGATTCGTGCCGTTCGCCGATCTCTATCGGGAAGCCGGCGCAAAGGCGGGACACGATCCGTCCACGCTCAAGGTGAGCATCAATTCGCATGGTCTCATTGCCGACACCACGGCGCAGGCCGTGGACGCGGCATTCCCGCCGTACATCGATACGATGGCGCGTCTGGGGCGGGAGCGTGGTTGGCCGATGCCCACACGACAGCAGTTCGATTTCGAGCGTTCGCCCCGCGGCGCGATGCTGCTGGGCGAACCGCAGGAAGTGATCGACAAGATTCTTTTCGAACACGAGCTGTTCAAACACGACCGCACACTGGTGCAGTTCAGCATCGGCCCGATGAAACACGCCGACATCATGCGCAGCATCGAACTGTTCGGCACCCGCGTGGCGCCGGCCGTGCGAAAAGCACTGGGGGTGTCGGATGCCGACACCCCCAGCGGTCCGGCGGCGGATCAATAG
- a CDS encoding serine/threonine-protein kinase, producing the protein MTTFRAGESSTDAHSPRHSVRDRLQRQLGGSYAISRELSGGGSASVFLATEVALDRPVVLKALPPELAAGVDVERFRREIAFAARLQHPHLVPLLSAGASSERDTSGDASGSGTQAASNAERAIPWFSMPYVQGQTLRERLLAGRPLQLPEVIRLLREIASALAYAHARGIVHRDIKPENVLLCDGVAMVTDFGVAKALDDASDDALRTGRRVTTVSMALGTPAYMAPEQVNSAKLVDHKADIYALGCMAYELVAGDPPLARTSLRATMAAQLSETPAPLSDRRKDVPPALGDVIMQCLEKDPHRRPHSASVIVKTIDAIQAQPVSTGEYAAAANDAVFPSSSPQMSPAVPTRRPGMVAIVLGAVAMAAVGMLLWRVF; encoded by the coding sequence GTGACCACCTTTCGAGCCGGGGAGTCGTCGACGGACGCGCACTCGCCGCGTCATTCGGTACGGGACCGCCTGCAGCGGCAACTCGGCGGCAGCTACGCGATTTCGCGCGAGCTGTCGGGGGGTGGCTCGGCGAGTGTCTTTCTGGCCACCGAAGTCGCGCTCGACCGTCCCGTGGTGCTCAAGGCGCTCCCGCCCGAACTGGCGGCCGGCGTGGATGTGGAGCGGTTTCGCCGGGAGATCGCCTTCGCCGCCCGGTTGCAGCATCCACATCTGGTCCCGCTGCTGAGCGCCGGTGCTTCTTCGGAGCGCGATACCAGCGGGGACGCCAGCGGATCCGGCACACAGGCCGCAAGCAACGCGGAGCGGGCCATCCCCTGGTTCAGCATGCCGTATGTCCAGGGGCAGACATTGCGCGAACGCCTGCTGGCCGGACGCCCGCTGCAGTTGCCGGAGGTCATCCGGCTGCTGCGTGAGATCGCCTCGGCGCTCGCGTACGCGCATGCCCGCGGCATCGTGCACCGCGACATCAAGCCGGAGAACGTGCTGCTGTGTGATGGCGTGGCCATGGTGACCGACTTCGGCGTGGCCAAAGCCCTCGACGATGCCAGCGACGACGCGCTGCGCACCGGTCGGCGTGTCACGACGGTGAGCATGGCCTTGGGCACCCCCGCCTATATGGCTCCCGAACAGGTGAACTCGGCCAAACTGGTCGATCACAAGGCGGACATCTATGCACTGGGGTGCATGGCCTATGAATTGGTCGCCGGTGACCCGCCACTCGCCAGAACGTCGTTGCGCGCCACCATGGCGGCGCAGCTCTCGGAAACACCGGCGCCATTGAGCGACCGACGCAAGGACGTGCCTCCGGCTCTCGGCGACGTGATCATGCAGTGTCTCGAAAAGGATCCGCATCGCCGTCCACATTCGGCATCGGTGATCGTCAAGACCATCGATGCGATCCAGGCACAGCCGGTCAGCACGGGTGAGTACGCCGCGGCAGCAAACGACGCGGTGTTCCCTTCCTCATCCCCGCAGATGTCGCCGGCGGTACCCACACGACGTCCAGGCATGGTGGCGATCGTGCTGGGGGCAGTCGCAATGGCAGCAGTGGGCATGCTGCTGTGGCGCGTGTTCTGA
- a CDS encoding PQQ-dependent sugar dehydrogenase, whose translation MPTIAGSRVARLIVVAGGVACGTFLSACSRTSSSAEPDESTPDTTTTGQVLADRSPTPSSTSGVVRAETWASGLVNPWAIEFLPDGRALVTERPGRLRIVARNGTLSAPLAGVPAVHAVGQGGLLDVALDPDFAANATIYLSYAEAGTGGSGTTVARARLTETGLQDVRVIYRQTPKLDGGAHYGSRLVFGRDGLLFITQGDRQNWRERAQDLTMGQGKVVRIAPDGSVPADNPFVSRRDARPEIWSYGHRNMQGAALHPTTGQLWTVEHGARGGDELNHPERGKNYGWPVITYGVDYSGEKIGEGTAKAGMEQPVYYWDPVIAPSGMTFYNADAIPGWRGSILIGSLTPGGLVRLELTNGRVTKEVRYLGELGERFRDVTVGPDGFVYVVTDNSNGRVLRIRPV comes from the coding sequence ATGCCTACCATTGCCGGTTCGAGGGTCGCCAGGCTGATCGTTGTCGCGGGCGGCGTGGCCTGCGGCACGTTCCTGTCCGCCTGCAGTCGTACGTCCAGTTCGGCCGAGCCGGATGAGTCCACGCCCGACACGACGACCACGGGACAGGTGCTGGCCGATCGTTCCCCCACCCCATCGTCGACGAGCGGAGTGGTCCGTGCGGAGACGTGGGCCAGCGGTCTCGTCAATCCATGGGCGATAGAATTTCTCCCCGATGGACGGGCGCTTGTGACGGAACGTCCCGGACGTCTGCGGATCGTGGCGCGGAACGGGACGCTTTCGGCGCCGCTTGCCGGTGTGCCGGCGGTGCATGCCGTGGGACAGGGTGGACTGCTGGATGTTGCACTCGATCCCGACTTTGCAGCGAACGCCACCATCTACCTCTCGTATGCCGAAGCAGGTACGGGTGGATCGGGGACGACGGTGGCGCGCGCCCGGCTCACCGAAACGGGACTGCAGGATGTGCGGGTGATCTATCGCCAGACGCCGAAGCTCGATGGCGGTGCGCACTATGGCTCGCGTCTCGTGTTCGGACGCGATGGCCTGCTGTTCATCACGCAGGGCGATCGACAGAACTGGCGTGAACGCGCGCAGGATCTGACGATGGGTCAGGGCAAAGTCGTGCGCATTGCTCCGGACGGCAGCGTGCCCGCGGACAATCCCTTCGTCTCACGCAGGGATGCGCGTCCGGAAATCTGGTCGTACGGTCATCGCAACATGCAGGGCGCCGCGCTGCATCCCACCACCGGACAACTGTGGACCGTCGAGCATGGCGCGCGTGGTGGCGATGAGCTCAATCACCCCGAGCGCGGCAAGAATTATGGCTGGCCGGTGATCACCTATGGTGTGGACTACTCGGGCGAGAAAATCGGCGAAGGCACGGCCAAAGCGGGAATGGAACAGCCGGTCTACTACTGGGATCCCGTCATCGCCCCATCGGGGATGACGTTCTACAATGCCGATGCGATCCCCGGATGGCGCGGCAGTATCCTCATCGGCTCACTCACCCCCGGTGGTCTGGTGCGGCTCGAGCTCACCAATGGCCGCGTCACGAAGGAAGTGCGCTATCTGGGAGAACTCGGAGAACGCTTCCGCGATGTCACCGTGGGCCCCGACGGGTTCGTGTACGTGGTGACCGACAACAGCAATGGACGGGTGTTGCGGATCCGACCGGTGTGA